In the genome of Balneola sp., one region contains:
- a CDS encoding DUF819 family protein produces the protein MPLITNDAIVLGLLLALLAIIFTTSHSDNPGWKKFYRFVPSLLLCYFIPSIFTTLGVIDPDESNLYYMASRYLLPASLVLLTLSIDLKAIMKLGWKAVAMFFAGTTGIIIGGPLALMIVGAINPDIVGGAGPDEVWRGLSTVAGSWIGGGANQTAMYEIFQPSDTLFSAMITVDIIVANIWMAFILYGAGMSKTIDKWFKADASAIEELKKTVADYQASIAKVPTMVDFTKIAAIAFVITALGHLAGDTIGPWVSENSETLSRLSLNSAFFWIVVVATLGGFAMSFTNLRNLEGAGASKIGSVFLYILVMTIGMKMDLGAFVDVPGFFVIGFVWIIIHVIVLLGVGKLIKAPFFFTAVGSQANVGGAASAPIVASAFSPSLAPVGVLLAVLGYGVGTFGAYLCALIMQGIS, from the coding sequence ATGCCTCTTATCACCAATGATGCCATTGTTCTAGGGCTTTTACTAGCTTTGCTAGCTATAATTTTCACCACTTCTCACAGTGATAATCCCGGATGGAAAAAGTTTTATCGTTTTGTACCCTCATTGCTACTATGCTATTTCATCCCTTCCATTTTTACCACGCTAGGAGTTATTGATCCGGATGAATCCAATTTATACTACATGGCATCAAGGTATCTCCTGCCGGCCAGTTTGGTGTTACTTACTCTTAGTATTGACTTGAAGGCTATAATGAAGCTAGGTTGGAAAGCTGTAGCTATGTTTTTTGCTGGCACAACAGGAATTATTATTGGCGGACCACTAGCCCTGATGATTGTTGGAGCAATCAATCCGGATATAGTAGGAGGAGCGGGACCCGATGAAGTTTGGAGAGGACTATCAACCGTTGCAGGTAGCTGGATTGGAGGCGGAGCCAACCAAACCGCGATGTACGAAATCTTCCAGCCAAGCGACACCTTATTCAGTGCGATGATCACCGTAGATATTATTGTGGCCAATATTTGGATGGCTTTTATCCTTTATGGTGCTGGTATGAGCAAAACCATCGATAAATGGTTTAAAGCAGACGCATCTGCAATTGAGGAACTGAAGAAAACAGTAGCCGATTACCAGGCTAGTATTGCAAAAGTACCAACTATGGTTGATTTCACGAAAATTGCTGCCATTGCTTTTGTTATTACTGCTCTTGGTCATTTGGCTGGTGACACTATTGGACCATGGGTTAGTGAAAACTCGGAAACACTTAGCCGACTTAGTCTAAACTCCGCATTCTTCTGGATTGTAGTGGTTGCTACCCTTGGCGGTTTTGCAATGTCATTCACTAATCTAAGAAATCTGGAAGGTGCCGGAGCATCAAAAATCGGGAGCGTATTCCTCTATATCCTGGTGATGACGATTGGTATGAAAATGGATTTAGGAGCTTTTGTAGATGTGCCTGGTTTCTTTGTCATTGGTTTTGTGTGGATCATCATCCATGTTATTGTACTTCTGGGAGTTGGAAAACTAATTAAAGCTCCTTTCTTCTTCACCGCAGTGGGAAGTCAGGCTAATGTGGGAGGTGCGGCATCAGCACCTATTGTGGCCTCAGCATTCTCTCCATCGCTAGCGCCTGTTGGTGTTTTACTAGCAGTACTTGGGTATGGAGTGGGAACTTTCGGCGCTTATTTGTGCGCGCTAATTATGCAAGGGATTTCCTGA
- the lysC gene encoding lysine-sensitive aspartokinase 3, producing MIVSKFGGTSVGTLEAMRHSASIVAQNQERKLIVISATSGTTNDLVALENGELSSTQKEALLLDIEKRHLDIINQLQNKEVLTSQFQKQHSELRLHLDKQGRDKHWKDTLYSFGELMSTRIFVEVLNETGVQAKWLDARQVIKTDSTFNQAAPDLGVISKKASKLIDKENVYLTQGFIGSDIFGNTTTLGRGGSDYSAALFAEAVQADTLEIWTDVAGVYTTDPRIVPEAVPIAEITFDEAAELSVFGGKVLHPATLKPAMRSGINVRVASSKEPDLAGTLVVNKADAEPSIRAISLRKDQTLLTVKSLDMLHQHGFLAKLFGLLADHKISVDLVTTSEVSVSLTLDTALKASNKVELTEEVLAKLREFCDVEVEKDLSLVALIGNRLDQTSGISGELFGLLNNHNIRLVCHGASPNNICFLVKEGTGEEIVRLLHKKFIN from the coding sequence ATGATTGTTTCAAAATTCGGGGGAACCAGTGTGGGTACTCTCGAAGCGATGCGCCATAGCGCATCGATTGTCGCTCAAAATCAGGAAAGAAAGCTCATAGTAATCAGCGCTACCTCAGGTACAACAAATGATCTGGTAGCTCTGGAGAATGGAGAGCTTTCATCTACTCAAAAAGAAGCTCTATTACTTGATATTGAGAAGCGCCACCTGGATATCATCAATCAGCTACAGAACAAAGAAGTATTAACTAGCCAATTTCAGAAGCAGCATTCCGAACTAAGACTTCACTTAGACAAGCAGGGGAGAGATAAGCACTGGAAAGACACCTTGTATTCCTTTGGAGAATTGATGAGCACAAGGATTTTTGTAGAAGTGCTGAATGAGACTGGCGTTCAAGCCAAATGGCTGGACGCAAGACAGGTGATTAAAACAGATTCTACATTTAATCAGGCGGCTCCGGATTTAGGTGTTATTTCAAAAAAGGCCTCAAAGCTAATAGATAAAGAAAATGTTTACCTAACTCAGGGATTCATCGGTTCTGATATTTTTGGGAATACAACCACATTAGGGCGTGGAGGAAGTGATTATTCAGCAGCACTATTTGCAGAGGCTGTACAAGCTGATACTCTTGAAATTTGGACAGATGTAGCTGGAGTTTATACTACTGATCCCAGAATTGTACCTGAGGCAGTACCAATCGCTGAAATTACTTTTGATGAAGCTGCCGAGCTTTCTGTTTTTGGGGGGAAAGTCTTACATCCTGCTACACTAAAACCAGCGATGAGAAGTGGAATCAATGTTAGAGTGGCCTCTAGTAAAGAACCCGACTTAGCCGGAACTCTTGTAGTAAATAAAGCCGATGCTGAACCTTCAATAAGAGCTATTTCGCTCAGGAAGGATCAAACATTGTTGACGGTTAAAAGTTTGGACATGCTTCACCAGCATGGTTTTTTGGCAAAGTTGTTTGGGCTTCTTGCTGACCATAAAATATCGGTAGACCTGGTAACTACCAGTGAGGTGAGTGTTTCATTGACCCTAGATACAGCATTGAAGGCATCAAATAAAGTAGAGCTTACAGAAGAAGTATTGGCTAAGCTCCGCGAGTTTTGTGATGTTGAGGTAGAGAAAGATCTTTCTTTGGTTGCACTAATAGGGAATCGGTTGGACCAAACCTCAGGGATTAGCGGCGAACTGTTTGGTTTACTCAATAATCATAATATCCGTTTAGTTTGCCATGGTGCTTCTCCGAATAATATTTGTTTTTTGGTAAAGGAAGGCACGGGAGAGGAAATTGTTCGTCTTTTACACAAGAAATTTATTAATTGA
- a CDS encoding SAM-dependent methyltransferase, which translates to MSKGTLYLIPTTLGKTPGNNTIPEYTLSILRKMEVLIVENIQTSVKFLQWVGDTIPEYKIEFYPLTKNTPDQEIYSFLKPLKAGKEVGLMSEAGVPAVADPGAKLVKMAHQNGIKVVPLVGPSSILLALMASGFNGQSFTFHGYLPIDAKGRKNMLIQLEGESRRHDRTQLFMEAPYRNNEMLKSILETCNPDTRLCVATDITLPSEDIQSMTIKDWKSVKGLDLHKRPTIFLLYGK; encoded by the coding sequence ATGAGTAAGGGCACCCTTTATTTGATTCCAACAACACTCGGTAAAACTCCGGGAAATAACACGATCCCGGAATACACACTCTCCATTCTTCGAAAAATGGAGGTTTTAATTGTTGAGAATATCCAGACTTCTGTGAAATTCCTTCAATGGGTCGGAGATACTATCCCAGAATACAAGATTGAGTTTTATCCCCTCACTAAGAATACTCCCGACCAGGAAATTTATTCTTTTCTTAAACCTCTTAAAGCGGGTAAAGAAGTAGGATTAATGTCGGAAGCAGGAGTACCAGCAGTTGCTGACCCAGGAGCAAAGCTTGTAAAAATGGCCCACCAAAATGGGATCAAAGTAGTTCCCTTAGTTGGTCCATCTTCTATACTCCTTGCTTTAATGGCTTCCGGTTTTAATGGTCAGTCGTTCACATTTCACGGCTACCTTCCTATTGATGCAAAAGGCCGAAAGAATATGCTGATTCAACTAGAGGGAGAATCCCGAAGACATGATCGGACGCAGCTTTTTATGGAAGCTCCTTATCGTAATAATGAAATGCTGAAATCAATACTGGAAACCTGTAATCCGGATACCAGGCTATGTGTTGCAACCGACATTACGTTACCCTCAGAGGATATTCAGTCAATGACAATTAAAGATTGGAAATCAGTTAAAGGACTGGATCTTCATAAACGCCCTACCATTTTTCTCCTTTATGGGAAGTAG